A genomic window from Streptomyces broussonetiae includes:
- a CDS encoding DUF2510 domain-containing protein — protein MTQVTPPGWYPDPGQTNDGPPTERWWDGKAWTDQTRPAGTAAAWGPPAQQPPDAGAQPAFPSPPGPAGHDAQPTPPAPAGHGAQPGYPAYPAYPAEPPAGSRRGLRTGIAVAAAVAVLASIGVGVYALTKDDGGGGDRAGSRRSAPGGQNGGESGGPFGGSGGGSGGSGGSGGPDGSGGAGGSGGSGGGSPSPGQSDAPKVPGGGTVPDPVNGISLPVPQGWTGKVISVGAQVTSNDSYKCPGNSGQTCTAGGAYTAPAVVLGNKGTTPEAVAEADIAANAKESYGGDTYGSITSHQQLASQAVTVAGQKGYMVRWKAVTSKGSDGYVESVAFPSPNDAQQIVVVRFGVDVGQKLSVIDEILKGIKVSSGSGDGQNV, from the coding sequence ATGACGCAGGTGACTCCCCCCGGGTGGTACCCCGACCCCGGGCAGACGAACGACGGTCCGCCCACCGAGCGCTGGTGGGACGGCAAGGCCTGGACGGACCAGACCCGCCCCGCCGGGACGGCCGCCGCGTGGGGTCCCCCGGCACAGCAGCCGCCGGACGCGGGCGCGCAGCCGGCGTTCCCGTCGCCTCCTGGACCGGCCGGTCACGACGCCCAGCCGACGCCCCCCGCTCCTGCCGGCCACGGCGCCCAGCCCGGGTACCCGGCGTATCCGGCGTACCCCGCCGAGCCGCCGGCCGGGTCCCGGCGCGGGCTGCGTACGGGCATAGCCGTCGCGGCGGCGGTCGCGGTACTGGCGAGCATCGGCGTCGGTGTCTACGCCCTGACGAAGGACGACGGAGGCGGCGGCGACCGCGCAGGCTCGCGCCGGAGTGCGCCGGGCGGGCAGAACGGTGGAGAGAGCGGCGGGCCGTTCGGCGGGTCCGGCGGCGGCTCGGGCGGCTCCGGAGGCTCTGGGGGCCCGGACGGGTCCGGGGGCGCCGGCGGGTCCGGCGGGTCCGGTGGCGGTTCGCCGTCGCCGGGGCAGTCCGACGCGCCCAAGGTGCCCGGCGGCGGCACGGTGCCGGACCCGGTCAACGGGATCAGCCTGCCGGTGCCGCAGGGCTGGACCGGGAAGGTCATCAGCGTCGGCGCGCAGGTCACCTCGAACGACTCCTACAAGTGCCCCGGAAATTCCGGCCAGACCTGCACCGCGGGCGGCGCCTACACGGCTCCGGCGGTGGTGCTGGGCAACAAGGGCACGACACCCGAGGCGGTCGCCGAGGCGGACATCGCGGCCAACGCCAAGGAGTCCTACGGCGGCGACACCTACGGCAGCATCACCTCGCACCAGCAGCTGGCCTCCCAGGCGGTCACGGTCGCCGGGCAGAAGGGCTACATGGTGCGCTGGAAGGCGGTCACCAGCAAGGGCTCCGACGGCTACGTGGAGTCGGTCGCCTTCCCCTCGCCCAACGACGCCCAGCAGATCGTGGTGGTCCGCTTCGGTGTGGACGTCGGCCAGAAGCTGTCCGTCATCGACGAGATCCTCAAGGGGATCAAGGTCTCCTCCGGCAGCGGCGACGGCCAGAACGTCTGA